One bacterium genomic window, GGTTTGTACGTCTACCGGCGCCGCACCCTGCCGCGCCGGTTCCGCGAGCTGATGGCGCGCCGCATGGAGGGTCTGGGCAACGGAGAACCGGTCACGCGCCGGCGCGCCGCCCTGCTGGGCCTGCGCGATCTCGCCCGTCCGGTCTTCTGGACCCCCCTGCTGATCATCGCTGCCATCGTGCTCGCCGCCGGGGCGCCCTGGGGCGACGTCTTCTGGATGGCGGCCCGGGCGGTGACCGTGGGTTTCGTGGTCTTCTCCCTCGCCCGGGGTTTCGACCCCCGGCGAGTCGTGGCGTGGCTGCGCCGGCGCGGGCAGTGGGGGCCCGCCGTCGCCCTGGAGAAGGCCCTGCGGCGACATACCGGAGATCGCCGACGATAGACCGGCGCGGCTCCGCACCCGTACCCTGCCTCCAAGCGGCCATATCCCTCTGCTGGTGGTTATTTTCGCGCCGATCGTGTATAATTGAAGTCCATATCGATCCAGTAACAGCGATGCGGGGCGTGGGGAGACATCGTAATGTTTGAGTGGCTGAAATTATTGCGGTGGGACTGGCGCGACGAGATCGGCCGGTTCAACATACTCAACTCCGTCTGGATGCGTACGCCGGGGCGCCTCGGCTTCACCTGGCGCAACAGGCACATACCCCGCTACTTCGCCGAGTCCGGGCATGGCGTCAAGATCCACGATGGCGTGCGTTTCCGGGGCATCCACCGCATCCGCTGCGGCGACGACGTGGAGATCGGCGTCGACAACTTCCTCCAGGCCAGCGGCGGCCTCTCCCTGGGCGATCGCGTGATAACGGGCCCCGGTGTGAGGATCTGGACCGTGAACCACCACTTCGACGACGTGACGCGTCCCATCAACGACCAGGGTTTCGATTACGCGCCGGTGTCGATCGGCGCCGATTGCTGGCTGGGCGCCGGCGTCTTCGTCATGCCCGGCGTGGTCCTGCCGGAGGGATGCGTCGTCTCGGCCCACAGCGTCGTGGCCTGCAAGAAGTACCCGCCGTTCGCGATCCTGGCCGGGCATCCCGCCCGGGTCATCGGCCGCCGCGACGCCCCGCATCGGGCGAACCCCGGACTGGTGGCGGAGAACCAGGCATGACCGATGCCTACGACCTGATCGCCGGGCCGGGCCGGCTGCGCCTCTACAAGCTGAACACAGGCTGGAAGCGCGACCGTAGGGTGGAGGTGCGCGACCCGTCGAGCACCTTGCTGGCCCGCAGCCGTTTCCCGGCCGACGGCGACGTTCTGGACATCGAGGGCCTGCCCGACGACCGCGAATGCGCCGTCTACATCCGCCACGGCAATCCCCTCAAGCGGCTGATCGCCCGGCCGGAGATCCTGCGCGCCACGCCGGCGCCGCGCCGACTGCGCGCCCTGATCTCTGGATCCGGCCGCTGCGGCACCGTCTCGCTGGCGCGCTACCTCGACGGGCTGCGCTACCGCGACGGCGCCGACTGCGCCGCCCGCCACGAGACGCTCTGGGAGCACATCCTGCCGCTGCTGGCGGCCGGCGACCGTGCGGCCGTCGGCGCGTTCATCGCCGGCTTCGTCCATCACATCGAAGCGGCGCCGCACTTCTCCCTGGTCCCCGAACTTATCGCGGCCGACCGGGTCGTGCACCTGATCCGCGACGGGCGCCGCGTCGTGCAGTCGGGGCTGAACCGGGGCTGGTACCGGAAGGACACGCCCTGGAACTCCATCAAGCCCGACTTCCCCGGCGATCCCTTCGCGCAGTGCTGCCGCTTCTGGGACCACACAAACCGCAACATGGCCGGCGTCGCGCAGATCACGGTGCGGCTGGAGGATCTGGCCGCGTCGGCCGAGGCCCTGGCCGGGCTGGTCGAGGCGCTGGATCTGGCGCCCACGGACAAGCCTTTCCCGCTGGCCAATACCGGCAAGCAGGCGTCGACCTTCGGGCACTGGTCGGACGGGGAGCGCGAGGTGTTCGCGGAGATCTGCGGGGAGACGATGGATGCGTATTATCCGGGGTGGCGGTGAAGCCCGCATAGCCAGACCTGCAACCTGCCCGGAATGAGGGCGTCCCGCGATCCGATCATTCCGGGCAGAGAGTCGCCGTCACTTGCGCAGCTTCACCACATCCCCCGTCACGAACCCGCTCCCCTCGACCGCCTCGACCGTCGTCACGCCCTCCTCCACCTCGGTGGCCCTGACCACGCCGATCGTCTCGTGCATCACCTTGAGCACCTTGCCGGT contains:
- a CDS encoding acyltransferase, encoding MFEWLKLLRWDWRDEIGRFNILNSVWMRTPGRLGFTWRNRHIPRYFAESGHGVKIHDGVRFRGIHRIRCGDDVEIGVDNFLQASGGLSLGDRVITGPGVRIWTVNHHFDDVTRPINDQGFDYAPVSIGADCWLGAGVFVMPGVVLPEGCVVSAHSVVACKKYPPFAILAGHPARVIGRRDAPHRANPGLVAENQA